In Limnobaculum parvum, one DNA window encodes the following:
- the epmA gene encoding elongation factor P--(R)-beta-lysine ligase has translation MSDLASWQPSASIAKLLKRAKIVGEIRRFFLERGVLEVETPAMSQATVTDIHLFPFQTRFVGPGAADGMTLFLMTSPEFHMKRLLAAGSGPIYQMGKSFRNEEAGRYHNPEFTMLEWYRPHFDMYRLMNEVDDLLQQILDCEASEVVSYQQIFIRHLDIDPLSADKSQLRAVAAKLDMEELASREEDRDTLLQMLFAFGVEPHIGQEKPTFVYHFPASQAALAEISSEDHRVAERFEVYYKGVELANGFRELTDAGEQRQRFEQENRKREARGLPVHPIDENFLAALAYGMPECAGVALGVDRLIMIALSARSISEVMAFPVDRA, from the coding sequence ATGAGCGACCTGGCCAGTTGGCAGCCCAGCGCTTCTATCGCTAAATTATTAAAGCGTGCGAAAATTGTCGGTGAAATCAGACGTTTTTTCTTAGAGCGCGGCGTGTTGGAAGTGGAAACTCCGGCAATGAGTCAGGCAACGGTTACGGATATTCATCTGTTCCCTTTTCAGACTCGTTTTGTTGGGCCCGGTGCTGCGGATGGTATGACGCTGTTTTTAATGACCAGCCCTGAGTTTCATATGAAGCGTCTGCTGGCTGCGGGTAGCGGCCCTATCTATCAGATGGGTAAAAGCTTCCGTAATGAAGAGGCGGGTCGTTATCACAACCCTGAATTTACCATGTTGGAGTGGTATCGCCCACACTTTGATATGTACCGTCTGATGAACGAGGTGGATGATTTACTCCAACAGATTCTGGATTGTGAAGCCAGTGAAGTGGTTTCCTATCAACAGATCTTTATTCGTCATCTGGATATTGATCCACTTTCAGCGGATAAGTCTCAGTTAAGGGCTGTTGCGGCTAAATTAGATATGGAAGAACTGGCTAGCCGGGAAGAGGATCGCGACACGTTGTTGCAGATGCTGTTTGCGTTTGGCGTTGAGCCGCATATCGGTCAAGAAAAACCCACTTTTGTTTATCACTTTCCGGCATCACAAGCGGCGTTGGCTGAAATTAGTTCCGAGGATCATCGCGTGGCGGAACGCTTCGAGGTCTATTATAAGGGTGTTGAGTTGGCAAACGGCTTTCGTGAGTTGACCGATGCTGGTGAGCAGCGCCAACGTTTTGAGCAGGAAAATCGCAAGCGTGAAGCTCGTGGGCTGCCGGTTCATCCCATTGATGAGAACTTTTTGGCTGCTTTGGCCTACGGTATGCCGGAGTGTGCTGGTGTGGCATTGGGTGTCGATCGTTTGATTATGATTGCGCTTTCGGCTCGGTCGATTAGTGAGGTTATGGCGTTTCCGGTGGATAGAGCATAG
- the mscM gene encoding miniconductance mechanosensitive channel MscM, whose amino-acid sequence MKLTRLLLALLISLLYLAPLQAAPQLDAEQIKQEIKLVEADKDMQNQKEIQDAYQNALNWVTERSESLSRGQQYRNAIDEFPKLTKNLRSQLEADNGEAQPPSENLTLTELEQLSIQTNSQLLELSRQLQQEQDRAREISNSLTQLPLQQASTRKALGDLERRLPEQNNQNTPLNQAKLLQFQAELAFYKAKVDELELEQLSASNRQEISRLQIEVVKKKQAKTDSLLQLINHQLNTRRQLETKQTLEHTTQLAEQHGDLPLSIRKLLQENQELSERLSRQAVRLDEISTEQRATISKILQVRQALTSLSEQAQWLGMSTALGESLRMQVSRLPEMPKPQPLDSEMAEIRVQRLSLDEQRDKLTHMDLLLQDDGQPLTASQQELAKQQAKMQQELLSSLLAGDDSLILEITKLKVSNNQLIDALVEIKDASHRYLFWVADVNSLNLSTPIQVLQDLNKLVSLDTLSELSGAFGTMLITKESVVLILAALMLVGFGFSSRRHYQAFLERVASRIGKVTQDQFSSTIRTVFWSVIVAVPLPVLWWALAYGLQHAWQYPIAVAIGEGVNATVPLMWVFMISASFAQPQGLFIAHFRWSQTRVARAMRYYRLSLWLVVPLIIASISFDNFNDREFSGTLGRICFLLLCGALVMMTTNLKRAGIPLYLDRKGSGDNMVNQALWTFLICAPIAAALSACFGYLATAQALLLRLEASVAIWFGLLVIYHIIRRWMLIQRRRIEFDRAKQRRAERLAQRAKGEEESLPTSSEGLLDNDDSVVVDLDAISAQSLQLVRSILTMIALVSLIILWSEIHSAFAFLENIRLWDVTSSVQGTESIQAITLGSVLIAILVFIVTAQLVRNLPALLELAILQHLDLAPGTGYAITTITKYILMLIGGMVAFSMIGVDWSKLQWLVAALGVGLGFGLQQIFANFVSGLIILFEKPIRIGDTVTIRELTGSITKINTRATTIVDWDRKEIIVPNQAFITEQFVNWSLSDSVTRIVLTIPATADTDPNLVKQLLENAAHKCQFVLETPAPDAFLVDIQQGIQIFELRVFAAEMGMRMPLRHEMHSLILQAYADHDLTLPFPPLQMRADALSRAGLRPRFKTGEI is encoded by the coding sequence ATGAAGCTGACCCGTTTATTATTAGCACTGTTAATAAGCCTGCTGTATCTGGCTCCACTTCAGGCTGCACCACAGCTTGATGCCGAACAGATCAAGCAAGAAATAAAACTGGTCGAAGCCGATAAGGACATGCAAAATCAGAAAGAGATTCAGGACGCCTATCAAAATGCCCTGAATTGGGTAACTGAACGTTCCGAGTCTCTTTCACGCGGTCAACAATACCGCAACGCGATTGATGAGTTTCCTAAACTCACCAAAAATCTGCGTTCTCAGTTGGAAGCCGACAATGGTGAAGCACAACCACCGTCTGAAAATCTGACGTTGACTGAACTGGAACAACTGTCAATTCAAACCAACAGCCAACTGCTGGAACTCAGCCGTCAGCTTCAGCAAGAGCAGGATCGCGCACGTGAAATCAGCAATTCACTAACCCAACTCCCGCTACAACAAGCATCGACGCGTAAAGCACTTGGCGATCTTGAACGTCGCCTGCCAGAGCAAAATAACCAAAATACACCGCTTAATCAGGCCAAGTTACTACAATTTCAAGCCGAGCTAGCTTTCTACAAAGCCAAAGTCGATGAGCTGGAGTTAGAACAGCTATCCGCCAGCAACCGACAAGAAATTTCCCGCTTACAAATTGAAGTGGTGAAGAAAAAGCAGGCTAAAACTGACAGCCTGTTGCAGCTCATAAATCATCAGTTAAATACTCGACGCCAGTTGGAAACCAAGCAAACGCTGGAGCACACCACTCAGTTGGCTGAACAGCATGGCGATCTGCCGCTTTCTATTCGTAAGTTATTACAGGAAAATCAGGAACTGTCTGAACGCTTGAGCCGGCAGGCAGTACGTCTGGATGAGATCTCCACTGAACAACGGGCCACAATCTCTAAAATTTTACAGGTTCGTCAGGCGCTAACCTCCCTTAGTGAACAAGCCCAATGGCTAGGAATGTCTACCGCATTAGGTGAAAGTTTGAGAATGCAGGTTTCTCGCCTGCCAGAAATGCCAAAACCTCAGCCATTGGATAGCGAAATGGCTGAAATTCGGGTACAGCGTCTAAGTCTGGACGAACAACGTGACAAATTGACCCATATGGACCTCCTGCTACAGGATGACGGACAACCGCTCACCGCTTCGCAACAAGAACTCGCAAAGCAGCAGGCCAAAATGCAGCAAGAGCTTCTGTCATCATTACTCGCCGGTGATGACTCATTAATCCTTGAAATAACTAAGCTGAAAGTTTCGAATAATCAGCTAATAGATGCACTGGTAGAAATAAAAGATGCATCTCACCGCTATCTATTCTGGGTAGCTGACGTTAATTCACTCAACTTGAGCACCCCAATTCAAGTTCTACAGGACCTGAACAAGTTAGTATCGCTGGATACCCTTTCCGAACTTAGCGGTGCCTTTGGCACCATGCTAATTACTAAAGAATCCGTTGTGCTGATTTTGGCTGCACTGATGTTAGTGGGTTTTGGCTTTAGCTCCCGTCGCCACTATCAGGCATTTTTAGAACGAGTCGCATCACGCATTGGTAAGGTTACCCAAGACCAATTTTCATCAACCATTCGTACCGTATTTTGGTCAGTGATTGTTGCGGTTCCTCTGCCTGTGCTCTGGTGGGCGCTGGCTTATGGCCTACAACATGCTTGGCAGTATCCTATTGCCGTAGCCATTGGTGAAGGGGTTAACGCGACTGTACCGCTGATGTGGGTATTTATGATCAGCGCCAGCTTTGCCCAACCTCAAGGGCTATTTATCGCCCACTTCCGCTGGTCGCAAACACGAGTCGCACGTGCGATGCGCTATTATCGCCTGTCACTTTGGCTGGTCGTACCGTTGATTATTGCGTCAATCAGTTTTGATAACTTTAACGATCGTGAGTTCTCCGGCACATTGGGCCGCATTTGTTTTCTTCTGCTATGTGGCGCGTTAGTCATGATGACCACCAACCTGAAGCGAGCCGGTATACCGCTCTATCTCGATCGTAAAGGTTCCGGTGATAATATGGTTAATCAAGCACTGTGGACCTTTCTGATTTGCGCCCCTATTGCCGCTGCCTTGTCAGCCTGCTTTGGCTATTTAGCTACCGCACAAGCGCTGCTATTACGACTGGAAGCTTCAGTCGCCATTTGGTTCGGTCTGTTGGTTATTTACCATATCATCCGCCGTTGGATGCTGATTCAACGACGTCGCATAGAGTTCGATCGCGCTAAACAGCGGCGTGCAGAACGGCTGGCACAGCGAGCTAAAGGTGAAGAAGAGAGCCTTCCCACCAGCTCAGAAGGACTATTGGATAACGATGATTCCGTGGTGGTCGATCTGGATGCCATTAGCGCCCAATCGCTACAATTAGTACGTTCCATTCTGACCATGATTGCGCTGGTTTCTTTGATCATTCTCTGGTCAGAAATTCATTCAGCATTCGCCTTCCTTGAAAATATCCGGTTATGGGATGTCACCTCGTCAGTACAAGGAACGGAGAGCATTCAGGCAATTACCTTAGGTTCTGTGCTGATTGCCATATTGGTATTTATTGTTACCGCCCAGCTAGTACGTAACTTACCGGCACTGCTGGAGCTGGCAATCCTTCAGCATTTAGATCTGGCTCCTGGCACCGGTTATGCCATTACGACCATCACCAAATATATTCTGATGCTAATTGGCGGCATGGTGGCTTTCTCAATGATTGGTGTCGATTGGTCCAAACTACAGTGGTTAGTCGCGGCACTTGGCGTGGGGCTTGGCTTTGGTTTACAGCAGATCTTCGCTAACTTTGTCTCCGGCCTGATCATCCTGTTTGAAAAACCTATTCGCATTGGCGACACGGTGACGATACGTGAATTAACCGGTTCGATTACCAAAATCAACACACGGGCAACCACCATTGTTGACTGGGACAGGAAAGAGATAATTGTTCCAAATCAGGCATTTATTACCGAGCAGTTTGTAAACTGGTCGCTATCTGATTCCGTTACCCGTATTGTGCTAACCATCCCAGCAACGGCGGATACCGATCCAAACCTAGTGAAACAGTTACTGGAAAACGCGGCACATAAATGCCAGTTCGTACTGGAAACACCCGCACCAGATGCCTTCCTAGTGGATATTCAACAGGGTATCCAAATCTTTGAACTGCGGGTATTTGCTGCCGAGATGGGCATGCGAATGCCGCTGCGTCATGAAATGCACTCGCTAATACTTCAGGCCTATGCGGATCACGACCTAACGCTGCCATTCCCACCACTCCAAATGCGCGCCGACGCCCTCTCCCGCGCCGGCCTAAGACCTCGGTTTAAAACCGGAGAAATCTAG
- the frdA gene encoding fumarate reductase (quinol) flavoprotein subunit, whose protein sequence is MQTFNADIAIIGAGGGGLRAAIAAAEANPNSTIALISKVYPMRSHTVAAEGGSAAVIKPEDSFESHFHDTVAGGDWLCEQDVVQYFVENSPREMVQMEQWGCPWSRKDDGSINVRRFGGMKVERTWFAADKTGFHMLHTLFQTSLKYPNIKRFDEHFVLDLLSDEGHVRGLVAMNMMEGTLIQIRANAVVMATGGAGRVYRYNTNGGIVTGDGMGMAFRHGVPLRDMEFVQYHPTGLPGSGILMTEGCRGEGGILVNKDGYRYLQDYGMGPETPLGKPENKYMELGPRDKVSQAFWHEWRAGRTIPSPRGDVVYLDLRHLGEKKLLERLPFICELSKAYVGVDPVKEPIPVRPTAHYTMGGIETNQQCETRLTGLFAVGECSSVGMHGANRLGSNSLAELVVFGRVAGEHAIARAKSAAPANSSALDAQVADIEGRLHALLKQEGTENWSKIRDEMGLSMEEGCGIYRTEELMQKTVDKIAELKDRFKRVSITDRSSVFNTDLLYTIELGHGLDVADCMAHSALLRRESRGAHQRLDDGCTERDDVNFLKHSLAFYSPNSTTPRIEYSDVKITTLAPAKRVYGAEAEAQAKEEALKKEQANV, encoded by the coding sequence GTGCAAACCTTTAACGCAGACATTGCTATCATCGGAGCAGGGGGCGGCGGTCTTCGTGCTGCTATTGCCGCTGCCGAAGCCAACCCCAACAGCACCATTGCGCTGATTTCTAAAGTCTACCCCATGCGCAGCCACACCGTCGCCGCTGAAGGCGGCTCCGCTGCCGTTATCAAGCCCGAAGACAGCTTCGAATCTCACTTCCATGACACCGTCGCCGGTGGTGACTGGCTTTGTGAGCAAGACGTCGTCCAGTACTTCGTGGAAAACAGCCCGCGCGAAATGGTCCAGATGGAACAGTGGGGCTGCCCTTGGAGCCGTAAAGACGATGGCTCCATCAACGTCCGTCGCTTCGGCGGCATGAAAGTTGAACGGACTTGGTTTGCCGCCGATAAAACCGGCTTCCACATGCTTCACACCCTTTTCCAGACCTCCCTTAAGTACCCTAACATCAAGCGCTTTGATGAGCATTTCGTTCTCGACCTGCTCTCTGACGAAGGTCATGTCCGTGGTTTAGTCGCCATGAACATGATGGAAGGGACCCTGATTCAAATCCGGGCCAATGCCGTGGTGATGGCCACCGGTGGGGCAGGCCGCGTTTACCGTTACAACACCAACGGCGGTATCGTCACCGGTGACGGTATGGGGATGGCATTCCGTCACGGCGTGCCATTGCGTGATATGGAGTTCGTTCAGTATCACCCAACCGGCCTGCCCGGCTCCGGTATCCTGATGACCGAAGGTTGTCGTGGTGAAGGCGGTATTCTGGTCAACAAAGACGGCTACCGTTACCTGCAAGATTACGGCATGGGTCCTGAGACCCCGCTGGGCAAACCGGAAAACAAATACATGGAGCTGGGTCCCCGCGACAAAGTCTCCCAAGCCTTCTGGCACGAATGGCGCGCCGGTCGCACCATTCCTTCTCCGCGCGGCGATGTGGTCTATCTGGACTTGCGTCATCTGGGTGAGAAGAAGCTGCTTGAACGTCTGCCGTTTATCTGCGAACTCTCCAAAGCCTATGTCGGCGTTGACCCGGTGAAAGAGCCTATTCCGGTTCGTCCTACCGCGCACTACACCATGGGCGGGATTGAAACCAACCAACAGTGTGAAACCCGTCTGACCGGTCTGTTTGCCGTGGGCGAATGTTCGTCTGTGGGGATGCACGGCGCTAACCGTCTGGGTTCTAACTCCTTGGCGGAGCTGGTGGTGTTTGGTCGCGTGGCCGGTGAACATGCTATTGCACGTGCCAAATCGGCCGCACCGGCTAACAGCAGCGCACTGGATGCACAGGTGGCGGATATCGAAGGCCGTCTGCATGCCCTGCTTAAGCAAGAAGGCACCGAGAACTGGTCGAAAATCCGTGATGAGATGGGCCTGAGCATGGAAGAAGGGTGCGGTATCTACCGTACCGAAGAGCTGATGCAAAAGACCGTCGACAAAATTGCTGAACTGAAAGACCGCTTCAAGCGCGTCAGCATTACTGACCGCTCCAGCGTGTTCAACACGGACCTGCTGTATACCATTGAGTTGGGTCACGGTCTGGATGTGGCTGACTGTATGGCCCACTCGGCGCTGTTACGTCGTGAATCCCGTGGCGCACACCAGCGTCTGGATGACGGCTGTACCGAACGTGATGACGTGAACTTCCTGAAACACTCACTGGCCTTCTACAGCCCGAACAGCACCACCCCGCGCATTGAGTACAGTGACGTGAAAATTACCACCCTCGCACCGGCTAAACGTGTATACGGTGCCGAAGCGGAAGCCCAGGCTAAAGAAGAGGCATTAAAGAAGGAGCAGGCGAATGTCTGA